A window from Akkermansia muciniphila encodes these proteins:
- a CDS encoding dihydroorotase — translation MKTSVLIRNARLADGSAPVDILVSGGVIAAKAPAGTLSEDSAEKVLDASGKLVLPGLFDIHAHLCQPGREDKERVATATAAALHGGVTGLMAMPDTDPVMDNAAQITTFMEICRTDALVEVIPSGCLTKGDGGEEQASYDSLRAKGVRFITDGDRAPDNMLLLYRAMQYASNLNLTFALRGDVPSLTAKATMHPGTTSYRLGLTGSPSCAEEIGMETIIRLSVETGNSLHVQTVSTAGSVDILRRCKPETAGLSAEAALHHLLFTHEDVGRYDTSYKTLPPLRDQSDVDALIAAVNDGTIDCIVSDHTPCTPFSKLQDFVVAPQGMIALDTFLPAIYQYLVQPGKMSWQTVARACSDAPRRLMGLPPVSLEEGAPANLVLFDPEGETPVTDKTLRSRARNTPFLGKTLKGKVEAVVLGEQLHCF, via the coding sequence ATGAAAACTTCCGTACTTATTCGCAATGCCCGGCTGGCGGACGGTTCCGCTCCGGTGGATATTCTGGTTTCCGGAGGGGTGATCGCCGCCAAGGCGCCTGCCGGAACGCTCTCCGAGGATTCCGCGGAGAAGGTGCTGGACGCCTCCGGCAAGCTGGTGCTCCCTGGCCTGTTTGACATTCATGCGCACCTGTGCCAGCCCGGACGGGAAGACAAGGAGCGCGTGGCCACGGCTACCGCGGCCGCCCTGCATGGCGGCGTGACCGGCCTGATGGCCATGCCGGATACCGATCCCGTGATGGACAACGCCGCCCAGATCACCACGTTCATGGAAATCTGCCGCACGGACGCGCTGGTGGAGGTCATCCCCTCCGGCTGCCTGACCAAGGGGGACGGCGGTGAAGAGCAGGCCTCCTACGATTCCCTGCGCGCCAAGGGCGTGCGCTTTATCACGGACGGGGACCGCGCGCCGGACAACATGCTGCTGCTGTACCGCGCCATGCAGTACGCCAGCAATTTGAACCTCACCTTCGCCCTGCGCGGGGACGTGCCGTCCCTGACGGCCAAGGCCACCATGCACCCGGGCACCACCTCCTACCGCCTGGGGCTGACGGGCTCCCCCTCCTGCGCGGAGGAAATAGGCATGGAAACCATCATCCGCCTTTCCGTGGAGACGGGCAACTCCCTGCACGTCCAGACCGTTTCCACCGCCGGCAGCGTGGACATCCTGCGCCGCTGCAAGCCGGAAACCGCCGGGTTGAGCGCGGAAGCGGCCCTTCACCACCTCCTGTTCACGCATGAGGACGTGGGCCGTTACGATACCAGTTACAAAACCCTGCCGCCCCTGCGGGACCAGTCGGACGTGGATGCCCTGATTGCCGCGGTGAATGACGGCACCATTGACTGCATCGTTTCCGACCACACGCCCTGCACTCCGTTCTCCAAGCTTCAGGACTTCGTCGTCGCGCCGCAGGGCATGATTGCGCTGGATACGTTCCTTCCCGCCATTTACCAATATCTGGTTCAGCCCGGGAAAATGTCCTGGCAGACGGTGGCGCGCGCATGCAGTGACGCTCCCCGCAGGCTCATGGGCCTGCCTCCCGTCTCCCTGGAGGAAGGCGCTCCGGCCAACCTGGTGCTGTTTGACCCGGAGGGTGAAACGCCCGTCACGGATAAAACGCTCCGCAGCCGCGCGCGCAATACCCCTTTCCTGGGCAAAACCCTGAAGGGAAAGGTGGAAGCCGTAGTGCTCGGAGAACAGCTCCACTGCTTCTGA
- the tsaA gene encoding tRNA (N6-threonylcarbamoyladenosine(37)-N6)-methyltransferase TrmO, translated as MHPVARVSTCYPDKFGVPRQSGLVPGARARLVFEPPFRNPDAVRGLEGFSHVWLIWVFSENLREGWSPTVRPPRLGGNVRMGVFATRAPFRPNPIGLSAVRLERVELHPQDGPVLHLSGVDLVDGTPILDIKPYVPLADCIPEAAEGFTASPYERLDVEIPAALGESMPPEELAALADTLSLDPRPQYQDDPERVYGLLFSGREVKFRVAEGRLHVLSLEPSGQRPNAGDQR; from the coding sequence TTGCATCCCGTCGCCCGCGTCAGCACGTGTTATCCGGACAAGTTCGGCGTACCGCGCCAGAGCGGCCTGGTACCGGGCGCCCGGGCGCGTCTGGTGTTTGAGCCGCCGTTCCGCAATCCGGACGCCGTCCGCGGCCTGGAAGGCTTTTCCCATGTGTGGCTGATCTGGGTATTCAGTGAAAACCTGCGGGAAGGGTGGAGCCCCACCGTCCGGCCTCCGCGCCTGGGCGGTAATGTGCGCATGGGGGTGTTTGCCACGCGCGCGCCGTTCCGGCCCAACCCCATCGGCCTGTCCGCCGTCAGGCTGGAACGGGTGGAACTGCACCCGCAAGACGGGCCGGTGCTGCACCTTTCCGGCGTGGACCTGGTGGACGGCACGCCCATTCTGGACATCAAGCCTTATGTTCCCCTGGCGGACTGCATTCCGGAGGCCGCTGAGGGATTCACCGCGTCTCCCTATGAGCGGCTGGATGTGGAAATCCCCGCCGCCCTGGGGGAATCCATGCCTCCGGAGGAACTGGCGGCGCTGGCGGATACGCTCTCCCTGGACCCCCGCCCCCAGTACCAGGATGACCCGGAACGGGTTTACGGCCTCCTGTTCTCCGGCCGAGAGGTGAAATTCAGAGTGGCGGAGGGGCGCCTGCACGTGCTGTCCCTGGAACCCTCCGGTCAACGCCCAAATGCGGGAGACCAACGATAA
- a CDS encoding serine hydrolase domain-containing protein gives MDNDRQIAEAFERNFRDYGELGASLSVWKEGREIVSLHSGFAVADKTRPWTDRSLVPVYSATKGAASAALLLALHRQGASPEMSVGELWPEFPLPYASIAQMMSHQCGLAAFSRTASVFDHEDCVRALEETVPAWEPPEHGYHPHTYGVMLDELMLRLTGERLWRYWEEYVRAPLDLDFYIRLPESEFGRVATLYPGKMDMSNMGTPFYQEYMKKGTPVNRAFNTLAGLNSVRQMNTPEAWTSGASAFGGVASARGMAKFYQACLGLDELRVFPSAVRGWMRDIVIDGPDLTLKTPTAFSCGFMHDPADPATGRKLRRLFGSGGFGHAGAGGSHAFADPASGLSFGYAMNRMDLNVLPGVKTRLLIDAVMREIRGAPEA, from the coding sequence ATGGATAATGACCGGCAGATAGCTGAAGCTTTTGAAAGGAACTTCCGTGATTACGGAGAACTGGGCGCGTCCCTTTCCGTCTGGAAGGAAGGGAGGGAAATTGTTTCCCTGCATTCCGGTTTTGCCGTGGCGGATAAAACGCGCCCGTGGACGGACCGCTCCCTGGTTCCCGTTTACTCCGCCACCAAGGGGGCCGCTTCCGCCGCCCTGCTGCTGGCCCTGCACCGGCAGGGAGCTTCCCCGGAAATGAGCGTGGGGGAACTGTGGCCGGAATTCCCGCTGCCTTACGCATCCATCGCGCAAATGATGTCCCACCAGTGCGGCCTGGCGGCCTTCTCACGGACGGCCAGCGTGTTTGACCATGAGGACTGCGTGCGCGCCCTGGAGGAAACCGTTCCGGCGTGGGAGCCCCCGGAGCACGGCTACCATCCCCATACCTATGGCGTCATGCTGGATGAACTCATGCTGCGCCTGACCGGGGAGCGCCTCTGGCGCTACTGGGAGGAATACGTCCGCGCGCCGCTGGACCTGGACTTTTACATCCGCCTGCCGGAATCCGAATTCGGACGGGTGGCGACGCTGTACCCCGGCAAGATGGACATGTCCAACATGGGCACGCCGTTTTATCAGGAATACATGAAGAAGGGAACGCCCGTGAACCGCGCGTTCAACACCCTGGCAGGACTGAACAGCGTGCGGCAGATGAATACGCCGGAAGCGTGGACGTCCGGCGCTTCGGCATTCGGCGGCGTGGCTTCCGCCCGCGGCATGGCAAAATTCTACCAGGCGTGCCTGGGGCTGGATGAACTCCGGGTATTCCCGTCTGCCGTGCGCGGCTGGATGCGGGACATCGTCATTGACGGGCCGGACCTGACCCTGAAAACGCCCACCGCCTTTTCCTGCGGCTTCATGCATGACCCGGCGGACCCCGCCACGGGCCGCAAGCTGCGCCGCCTGTTCGGCTCCGGCGGCTTCGGCCACGCCGGGGCGGGCGGTTCCCACGCCTTTGCGGACCCGGCCAGCGGCCTCTCCTTCGGCTACGCGATGAACCGCATGGACCTGAACGTGCTGCCCGGCGTGAAAACGCGCCTGCTCATTGACGCGGTGATGAGGGAAATCCGGGGAGCGCCGGAAGCCTGA
- a CDS encoding SH3 domain-containing protein gives MKTSGAPQVIFKTVASHRTEYEHPIKLKKGESVTLGERAPEENWKDWIWAENSKGTGGWVPVQLIDCQEGGTRGIVLEDYSARELNVDPGEEIVKIKTLNGWTWVRRTSDREEGWIPNETIGDEAAQTAENGCP, from the coding sequence ATGAAAACAAGCGGCGCACCCCAGGTAATCTTTAAAACAGTTGCTTCACACCGGACGGAATATGAACATCCCATCAAGCTGAAAAAGGGGGAAAGCGTTACGCTGGGGGAAAGAGCGCCGGAAGAAAACTGGAAGGACTGGATTTGGGCGGAAAACAGTAAGGGAACAGGAGGCTGGGTTCCGGTTCAACTGATTGACTGCCAGGAAGGCGGAACGCGTGGGATTGTGCTGGAAGATTACAGCGCCAGGGAATTGAACGTAGATCCCGGAGAAGAAATCGTCAAGATCAAGACGCTGAACGGGTGGACATGGGTCCGCAGAACCAGCGACCGGGAGGAAGGCTGGATACCCAATGAGACCATTGGAGATGAAGCGGCGCAGACCGCGGAAAACGGGTGCCCTTGA